In a genomic window of Equus przewalskii isolate Varuska chromosome 4, EquPr2, whole genome shotgun sequence:
- the ASIC3 gene encoding acid-sensing ion channel 3, whose translation MKPPSGLEEARRPASDICVFASSCTLHGLGHVFGPGGLTPRRGLWAAAVLLSLAAFLYQVAERVRYYGEFHHETALDECESHQLTFPAVTLCNINPLRRSRLTPNDLHWAGPTLLGLEPAEHAAFLRALGRPPAPPGFMPSPTFDTARLYARAGHALEDMLLDCRYRGQPCGPENFTSIFTRMGLCYTFNSGANGAELLTTPKGGMGNGLEVMLDVQQDEYLPVWRDTEETPFEVGIRVQIHSQEEPPIIDQLGFGAAPGYQTFVSCQKQQLSFLPPPWGDCSSETLDPDFESEPAGPLDPPRPNPGPSPPYSLMGCRLACETRYVARKCGCRMMHMPGGAPVCSPQQYKDCANPALDAMLRKDACACPNPCTSTRYAKELSMVRIPSRAAARYLARKYNRSEAYIAENVLVLDIFFEALNYETVEQKKAYEVSELLGDIGGQMGLFIGASLLTILEILDYLCEVFRDKVLGYFWNRKRSQRHSSTNLLQEGLGSHRTQVPHLSLGPRPPTPPCAVTKTFSASHRTCYLVTRL comes from the exons ATGAAGCCCCCGtcagggctggaggaggcccGGCGGCCGGCCTCGGACATCTGCGTGTTCGCCAGCAGCTGCACGCTGCACGGGCTGGGCCATGTCTTCGGCCCTGGGGGCCTGACCCCGCGCCGGGGGCTGTGGGCAGCAGCTGTGCTCCTGTCGCTGGCTGCCTTCCTCTACCAGGTGGCTGAGAGGGTGCGCTACTACGGGGAGTTTCACCACGAGACGGCCCTGGACGAGTGCGAAAGCCACCAGCTCACCTTCCCGGCGGTCACCCTGTGCAACATCAACCCGCTGCGCCGCTCGCGCCTCACACCCAACGACCTGCACTGGGCCGGGCCCACGCTGCTGGGCCTGGAGCCCGCCGAGCACGCAGCCTTCCTGCGtgccctgggccggccccccgcACCGCCCGGCTTCATGCCCAGTCCCACCTTCGACACGGCCCGACTCTACGCCCGGGCCGGGCACGCCCTTGAGGACATGCTGCTGGACTGCCGCTACCGCGGCCAACCGTGCGGGCCTGAGAACTTCACCTCG ATCTTCACCCGGATGGGGCTGTGCTACACCTTTAACTCTGGCGCCAACGGGGCAGAACTTCTCACCACTCCCAAGGGTGGCATGGGCAACGGCCTGGAGGTCATGCTGGACGTGCAGCAGGATGAGTATCTGCCTGTGTGGAGGGACACGG AGGAGACCCCATTTGAGGTGGGGATCCGCGTGCAGATCCACAGCCAGGAGGAGCCGCCCATCATCGACCAGCTGGGCTTTGGGGCTGCCCCAGGCTACCAGACTTTTGTGTCCTGCCAGAAGCAACAA CTGAGCTTCCTGCCACCGCCCTGGGGCGACTGCAGCTCCGAAACTCTGGACCCCGACTTTGAGTCGGAACCCGCTGGTCCCCTGGATCCCCCCAGACCCAAcccaggccccagccctcccTACAGTCTAATGGGGTGTCGCCTGGCCTGCGAGACCCGCTACGTGGCTCGGAAATGTGGCTGCCGAATGATGCATATGCCTG GCGGCGCGCCGGTGTGCAGCCCCCAGCAGTACAAGGACTGTGCCAATCCGGCGCTGG ACGCCATGCTGAGGAAGGACGCGTGCGCCTGCCCCAACCCGTGCACCAGCACGCGGTACGCCAAGGAGCTCTCCATGGTGCGGATCCCAAGCCGCGCCGCCGCCCGCTACCTGGCCCGGAAATACAACCGCAGCGAGGCCTACATCGC GGAGAACGTACTGGTGCTGGACATCTTCTTTGAGGCCCTCAACTATGAGACAGTGGAGCAGAAGAAGGCCTATGAAGTTTCGGAGCTGCTCG GCGACATTGGGGGCCAGATGGGGCTGTtcattggggccagcctgctCACCATCCTTGAGATCCTGGACTACCTCTGTGAG GTGTTCCGAGACAAGGTCCTGGGATACTTCTGGAACCGAAAGCGCTCCCAAAGGCACTCCAGCACCAATCTG cTTCAGGAAGGGCTGGGCAGCCATCGAACCCAAGTTCCCCAcctcagcctgggccccag GCCTCCCACCCCGCCCTGTGCTGTCACCAAGACTTTCTCTGCTTCCCACCGCACCTGCTACCTCGTCACACGGCTCTAG
- the ABCB8 gene encoding mitochondrial potassium channel ATP-binding subunit — protein MLVHLFRVGIRGGPLPGRPLLPFCFQTFSAVRCPEGHHSSCLLRAVAQLRSQLRARLPRAPPAPHRSPSAWRWVGGILLGPVVLSKCPRLCLVALCEAEEAPPACSRPCVTESRFNWKLFWQFLRPHLLVLGVAVVLALGAALVNVQIPLLLGQLVEIVAKYTRDHVGSFLTESRNLSTHLLILYGIQGLLTFGYLVLLSRIGERMAVDMRRALFSNLLRQDIAFFDAKKTGQLVSRLTTDVQEFKSSFKLVISQGLRSCTQVAGCLVSLSMLSTRLTLLLMVATPALMGVGTLMGSALRKLSRQCQEQIARATGVADEALGNVRTVRAFAMEQREEEHYGAELEVSRCKAEELGRGIALFQGLSNIAFNCMVLGTLFIGGSLVAGQQLTGGDLMSFLVASQTVQRSMANLSVLFGQVVRGLSAGTRVFEYMTLSPSIPLSGGHCVPREHLRGSITFHNVCFSYPCRPSFQVLKDFTLTLPPGKIVALVGQSGGGKTTVASLLERFYDPTAGKVTLDGWDLRTLDPSWLRGQVIGFISQEPVLFGTTIMENIRFGKLDASDEEVYAAAREANAHEFIASFPEGYNTIVGERGATLSGGQKQRLAIARALIKQPTVLILDEATSALDSESERVVQEALDRASAGRTVLVIAHRLSTVRGAHRIVVMAHGRVCEVGTHEELLKKGGLYAELIRRQALDTPPPETPSGPRNRHPKS, from the exons ATGTTGGTGCACTTATTTCGGGTTGGGATTCGGGGCGGCCCTCTCCCAGGCAGACCGCTACTACCCTTCTGCTTCCAGACATTCTCGGCCGTCAG GTGCCCAGAGGGCCaccacagctcctgcctcctcagGGCTGTGGCCCAGCTGCGCTCCCAGCTCCGGGCCCGCCTTCCGCGAGCGCCCCCAGCTCCCCACCGAAGCCCTTCCGCCTGGCGCTGGGTTGGGGGCATCCTCCTGGGCCCCGTGGTGCTGAGTAAGTGCCCCCGCCTCTGTCTTGTGGCGCTGTGTGAGGCAGAAGAggcccctcctgcctgctccaGACCCTGTGTCACGGAGTCCCGCTTTAACTGGAAGCTCTTCTGGCAGTTTCTGCGTCCCCACCTGCTGGTCCTGGGGGTAGCCGTTGTG ctggCACTAGGTGCGGCACTGGTGAACGTGCAGATCCCCCTGCTCTTGGGCCAGCTGGTGGAGATCGTGGCCAAGTACACGAGGGACCATGTGGGCAGCTTCCTGACTGAGTCCCGGAACCTCAGCACTCACCTGCTCATCCTCTACGGCATCCAG GGACTGCTGACCTTCGGGTACCTGGTGCTGCTGTCCCGCATCGGCGAGCGCATGGCCGTGGACATGCGGAGGGCTCTCTTCAGCAACCTGCTCCG ACAAGACATTGCTTTCTTTGATGCTAAAAAAACAGGGCAACTGGTGAGCAGATTGACAACTGACGTGCAGGAATTTAAATCATCCTTCAAACTTGTCATCTCCCAG GGGCTGCGAAGCTGCACCCAGGTGGCTGGCTGCCTGGTGTCCCTGTCCATGCTGTCCACGCGCCTCACGCTGCTATTGATGGTGGCCACACCCGCCCTGATGGGAGTTGGCACCCTGATGGGCTCAGCTCTCCGAAAGTTGTCTCGTCAGTGTCAGGAGCAG ATCGCCAGGGCAACGGGAGTAGCGGATGAGGCCCTGGGCAACGTTCGGACCGTGCGAGCCTTTGCCATGGAGCAGCGGGAGGAGGA ACACTACGGAGCAGAGCTGGAGGTGTCCCGGTGTAAGGCAGAGGAGCTGGGCAGAGGCATCGCCTTGTTCCAAGGGCTGTCCAACATCGCCTTCAACT GCATGGTCCTGGGCACCCTGTTTATTGGGGGCTCCCTCGTGGCTGGACAGCAGCTGACGGGGGGAGACCTCATGTCCTTCTTGGTGGCTTCCCAGACAGTGCAGAG GTCCATGGCCAACCTCTCTGTCCTGTTTGGTCAG GTGGTGCGAGGACTCAGCGCAGGCACCCGGGTCTTTGAGTACATGACTCTAAGCCCGAGCATCCCGCTGTCCGGGGGCCACTGCGTCCCCAGGGAGCACCTGCGAGGGTCCATCACATTTCACAACGTCTGTTTCAG TTATCCCTGCCGCCCCAGCTTCCAGGTGCTCAAAGACTTCACCCTCACGCTGCCCCCCGGCAAGATTGTGGCCCTTGTGGGCCAGTCTGGGGGAG GAAAGACCACCGTGGCTTCTCTGCTTGAGCGCTTCTACGACCCCACAGCGGGCAAAGTGACGCTGGACGGGTGGGACCTGCGCACCCTGGACCCCTCGTGGCTCCGGGGCCAGGTCATCGGCTTCATCAGCcag gagCCAGTCCTGTTCGGAACGACAATCATGGAGAACATCCGTTTTGGGAAGCTGGATGCCTCCGATGAAGAGGTTTATGCGGCTGCCCGGGAAGCCAATGCCCATGAGTTCATCGCCAGCTTCCCCGAGGGCTACAACACCATAGTCG GTGAGCGGGGTGCGACCCTGTCTGGTGGTCAGAAGCAGCGCCTGGCCATCGCCCGCGCCCTCATCAAGCAGCCCACGGTGCTGATCCTGGATGAGGCAACCAGCGCACTGGACTCAGAGTCTGAGCGGGTTGTGCAGGAGGCCCTGGACCGTGCCAGTGCTGGCCGCACTGTCCTGGTCATCGCCCACCGGCTCAGCACTGTACGTGGGGCCCACCGCATCGTCGTCATGGCCCACGGCCGTGTCTGTGAG GTGGGGACCCACGAAGAGCTCCTGAAGAAAGGTGGGCTCTATGCAGAGCTCATCCGGAGACAGGCCCTGGATACCCCACCTCCTGAGACGCCCAGTGGCCCCAGGAACCGCCACCCCAAGTCCTGA
- the CDK5 gene encoding cyclin-dependent kinase 5: MQKYEKLEKIGEGTYGTVFKAKNRETHEIVALKRVRLDDDDEGVPSSALREICLLKELKHKNIVRLHDVLHSDKKLTLVFEFCDQDLKKYFDSCNGDLDPEIVKSFLFQLLKGLGFCHSRNVLHRDLKPQNLLINRNGELKLADFGLARAFGIPVRCYSAEVVTLWYRPPDVLFGAKLYSTSIDMWSAGCIFAELANAGRPLFPGNDVDDQLKRIFRLLGTPTEEQWPAMTKLPDYKPYPMYPATTSLVNVVPKLNATGRDLLQNLLKCNPVQRISAEEALQHPYFSDFCPP; the protein is encoded by the exons ATGCAGAAATACGAGAAACTGGAGAAGATTGGGGAAG GCACCTATGGAACAGTGTTCAAGGCCAAAAACCGAGAGACCCATGAGATCGTGGCTCTGAAACGGGTGAGGCTGGATGACGATGATGAG GGAGTGCCGAGTTCTGCCCTTCGGGAAATCTGCCTACTCAAAGAGCTGAAGCACAAGAACATCGTCAG GCTTCATGACGTCCTGCATAGCGACAAGAAGCTGACTTTGGTTTTTGAGTTCTGTGACCAG GACCTCAAGAAGTACTTTGACAGCTGCAATGGTGACCTAGATCCTGAAATTGTGAAG tcaTTCCTCTTCCAGCTGCTAAAGGGCCTGGGATTCTGTCACAGTCGCAACGTGCTGCACAGGGACCTAAAGCCCCAGAACCTACTCATAAACAGA AACGGGGAGCTGAAATTGGCTGATTTTGGGTTGGCTCGAGCCTTTGGGATCCCTGTTCGCTGTTACTCAGCTGAG GTGGTCACGCTGTGGTACCGCCCACCGGATGTCCTCTTTGGGGCCAAGCTGTACTCCACGTCCATCGACATGTGGTCAGCCGGCTGCATCTTTGCAG agCTGGCCAATGCGGGGCGGCCGCTTTTCCCTGGCAACGATGTAGATGACCAGTTGAAGAGGATCTTCCG GCTGCTGGGGACACCGACTGAGGAGCAGTGGCCCGCCATGACCAAGCTGCCAGACTATAAG CCCTACCCGATGTACCCGGCCACAACGTCCCTGGTGAACGTCGTACCCAAGCTCAATGCCACAGGGAGGGACCTGCTGCAG AACCTCCTGAAGTGTAACCCCGTCCAGCGCATCTCCGCAGAAGAGGCCCTGCAGCACCCCTACTTCTCCGACTTCTGCCCCCCCTAG